CGCCGCGCGGCCAAGACCCAGCAAAAGAAATGAAGCATCTGGGCATCGCCACACGGTGGATTGTGATCCTCAACGGCCTGGTGGCGGCTGTTTCGCTTTATTTCCAGTTCAAAAACGGACCGGACGGATTCAACCCGGTGCAGCAGCAAATGGGCCTGCGAATGGATCAATTTTGGAATGGAGCGTGGTGGCAGATTTTTACAAACACCTGGGTTCATGCGGAGTTCCGCGGCATGGGCGTTTTGCATATCGTTTTCAACATGATGACCCTCGCAGGGTTCGGGACTGTGCTGGAACGCGAACTGGGAGTGCGACGCTATCTTGTCCTTTATCTCCTCTCCGGATTGGCCGGCAACCTTTTCGTAATGGCCGAAGCCACAATCCGCTGGCTTGCGTTCGGCCAGCCACAACTGCTGCATGTTTCCGTGATTGGCGCCAGTGCTTCTGTTTTCGGCGTGGTGGCCGCCTTTTCGCTGATTTATCCGGATGTCAAACTGTACCTCATGTTGATACCGATCCCGATCCGGGCCGTGACCGCCGTCCGCGGATTGGTTGTCGCCAGCGTTATTTTCATGCTGACCTCCACGATGGACTTTATCGCCCATTCCGCCCATATCGGAGGCGCGCTGGTAGGCGGACTGCTGATGTGGGTCTGGCTGCGGCGGGGAGGATTCAGTCCAGCCCGGCACGAA
This window of the Candidatus Methylacidiphilales bacterium genome carries:
- a CDS encoding rhomboid family intramembrane serine protease — its product is MKHLGIATRWIVILNGLVAAVSLYFQFKNGPDGFNPVQQQMGLRMDQFWNGAWWQIFTNTWVHAEFRGMGVLHIVFNMMTLAGFGTVLERELGVRRYLVLYLLSGLAGNLFVMAEATIRWLAFGQPQLLHVSVIGASASVFGVVAAFSLIYPDVKLYLMLIPIPIRAVTAVRGLVVASVIFMLTSTMDFIAHSAHIGGALVGGLLMWVWLRRGGFSPARHEFEIETGVPPDLDEALAVSLMSRTEILSELERILSKAAREGADSLTSRERKILRRGQAMLK